The nucleotide sequence CACCAGTCCCCCTCATGATTCCTACAGCATTTGGATTTCCATTGAAGTCTTTCCGATCAGAACAAAAGGACGGATGAACAGTCAGACCGTTATCCCCGATTTCCCAAATATCCATTTCTAGTCCCAGCTCGCGGCATTTTTCTATGATGACCGCCTGCGCTCCACTTTCATTCCCTCTTGTACTTGGTTCCTGGACCAATTTTTGCAAAAGCCGTGTCCCTCTTATTCTGCTTTCTTTAATGTAATTCCTCACCTTTTGCTCAGCAGATTGCATGATATCAGCCCCTTTAATATTCAATAATCCGGAGATCCTCGACGATTGAAAAATCGCATGCGGTCTTAGCGGTAACTTCAGGAATTGTATGTGGTGCAAAAAGTTCAGAGAGAATTATAGAACCTTCAATTATTTTAAATACTGCGAGGTCGGTGATAATAATGTCGACACAGTTTTCGGCGGTCAAAGGCAATGTGCATGATTCGACTATTTTGGGTACACCATTTTTGTCTGTATGATTCATCAATACTGCTACTTTTCCTGCCTTTTGTGCTAGCTCCATCGCTCCGCCCATGCCCGGAACCTTCTTTCCGGGGACGATCCAATTTGCAAGGTCTCCATTTTGGCTAACCTGCAAGGATCCTAGAATAGTAAGGTCAACCCTCCCTCTCCGAATCATTCCGAACGCCACAGAACTATCACAATAAGAGGAACCCTCCATGACTGTTACCGGGAAACCACCTGCGTTACACAGGTTTTCATCCTCAAAACCCTTTTCGGGCGACCTTCCCATTCCAACAATTCCATTTTCAGCATGGAACATCACCATCGTTTTTTTTGCAAGGTGGTTTGGTACTAGAGAGGGAATCCCTATGCCTAGATTGACAACCATGCCCGGAGAGATTTCTTCGGCGGCTCGTCTGGCCATTCTATTTCTGACATCTATTCCCATGCCCATTTCCAATTCACCCCTCCAGAAGGAATTACCATATCCACGAATACACCTGGCGTCACGATTTCTTCAGGATCCAGGCTTCCAAGAGGAACTATTTCCTCAGCTTCCGCTATCGTGAAATTTCCAGCCATCGCCACGAGCGGATTTGTATTCCTGGCACTTTTATCGAAGACAAGGTTTCCATAAGGGTCTGCCTTTTTGGCATAAACAATCGAAACCTCTGCAGTCAATGCTGTTTCAATCAAATAATCTTTGCCGTTCAAGGTCATTCTTTTTTTGCCTTTTGCAACGAAGTCATGATCAACGCCTACATCTGTCAATATTGCGCCAAGACCCATTCCACCTGCCCTGATCCGTTCCGTCAGAGTTCCCTGTGGCGAGAACTCAACCTCCAGTTCACCCTTTGTCATCAGTTCACCGGCTACTGGATTTGACCCAATATGGGAGGCGATCACTTTCTTCGCCTTGCCTCGGCTGACAATTTTCCCAATGCCGATTTCAGGGAAACCTGTATCATTTCCTATCAGCACAAGATCTTTTATTTCTTTTTCAAGAATGCCATCAATCAGGTCGGGAGGTGAACCGACTCCACCAAATCCGCCAAACATCAAAGTCATCCCATCATAAAAATGCTCCATTGCCTGCTCAAGCGTCGCAATTTTCCCAAATGGATTTTCCATCTACTTTTCAACTCCATTTTCATAAGGAAATCCCAGTATTCTATACACTTCAATGAATGTTGCTTTCAGTAAGGTGATTAACTCGTCAATCTCACGTTTTGTGATGGTCAGCGGCGGTGCGATTATCACTGCATCTCCTGACACACCATCCAGGCCAGCGCCTGCAGGATACAACAATATCCCATGATCCCTGCCCGATTTTACAACTAACTCTGTTAACTTCATGCTTCGTTCGAACGGGATTTTTGCGCCTGGCAGCTTGACAAATTCAAGACCAAGCAGCAAGCCTTTGCCCCTGACATCTCCTATAAAATCAAACTGATTTTTTAACTTAACAAGTTTATTTTTCAGGTAAACTGACTTTGATTCCACATCACTTAAAACTTTATTGTTCTCAAGGTATTCCAATACCGCCAGCGCAGTGGCGCATGATTGTGGATTTGCGCTAAGTGTATGGCCGCTCATTATCGATTTAGAGCCATTCAGAATTGGCTCCATGACGTGATCACTGACGACCGTCGCTGCGATTGGGGCATATCCTGCGCCCATTCCCTTACCGAGTGCGACAATATCGGGAATGACGTTCCAGTGTTCCGATGCCAGCATCGGCCCTGTTCTGCCAAAGCCTGTCATCACTTCATCCGCAATGAATAATATATTGTTTTCGTCACAAATCTTTTTAATTGTTTCATAGTAACCTTTCGGGGGAGAGATTGCCCCTCCAGCAGCGCCAATCACCGGTTCTGCAATAAACCCGGCAATATGGTCGGAACCAATCCGTTTTATCGCTCCTTCAAGCTCCATCGCACATAAATAACCGCATTCAGGTGCTGAGCTTTGATATGGACAGCGATAGCAATATGGAGGTGAAATCGACGGAAATTCCTCAAGCAATGGGACAAATCTTGCTCTTCTTCCTGGATGTCCTGACATTGAAAGAGCACCAAGAGTGATCCCATGATAGCTAATCCATCTAGATAAAATTTTTGTTTTAGACTTAATTCCTTTCTCCTGCCAGTACTGGATCGCTATTTTCAGCGCCGTTTCTGTTGCCTCTGAACCACTATTTACAAAGAAACTCCAATTTAGATCCCCCGGCAAAGCTTCAGCAAGTTTTTCTGCCAGCTTTTCAGCTGCCTCACTGGTGAATTGAGAGCGGTAGACAAAAGACACCCGTTTGGACTGTTCATGCATTGCCAATATAATTTCCGGAACTCCGTGTCCAATATTTGCCGTAACAGCCCCGGATGCAGCATCAAGGTATTTCTTCCCATCTTTATCAAAAAGAAAGATACCTTTTCCATAGTCAATCTCTGGATAGCTCTCATCCAGGGCAGGTTTGATCAAGTAGGACGGCTTCATAACTTCACTCCATTCACCGCAATTAAATTAAATGGACATTCTGTAAATTGTATGAAGTGAAAAGGGGAATCTTTCTTGAAGATGTAAAAAATAAGTGGTATTAGCCTGGGATTTTTACTAAGGGGAGGACGGAAATATTTCCGAAAATGAGGACTAGTTACTTTGGACAAATTCTGCTCTTCCGTTGGCTATTCTATCCGAACCCGGGGTTTCTTCGGACAAAACCTTCTCTTCCACCAGCTGTTTTGTCTGAACCTGGATTAAATTAAGACAGGTTTGGGTGCATCTGGCTAAAGCTGTCAAGAAAGTGGTGGTATTATGACAGGTTCAGGCGCATCGAGCCAAAAGTTGTCAAGAAAGTGGAGCAATTAAGACAGGTTCAGGGGCATCTGGCCAAAAGTTGTCAAGAATACAGAGGATTTATGACAGGTTCAGGGGCATCGGGCCAAAACTGTCAAGAAAGTGGAGCAATTAAGACAGGTTCAGGGGCATCGGGCCAAAAGTTGTCAAGAATACAGAGGATTTATGACAGGTTCAGGGGCATCGGGCCAAAAGCTGTCAAGAAAGTGGAGCAATTAAGACAGGTTCAGGGGCATCGGGCCAAAAGTTGTCAAGAATACAGAGGATTTATGACAGGTTCAGGGGCATCGGGCCAAAAGCTGTCTAGAAAGTGGAGCCATTATGACAGGTTCAGGGGCATCGAGCCAAAAGTTGTCAAGAAAGTGGTGGTATTATGACAGGTTCGGGGGCATCGGGCCAAAAGCTGTCAAGAAAGTGGCGGTATTATGACAGGTTCGGGTACATCGAGCCAAAAGCTGTCAAGAATACAGTGGATTTATGACAGGCTCGGGTGCATCAGGCCAAAAGCTGTCAAGAAAGTGGTGGTATTATGACAGCTTCGGGTACATCGAGCCAAAAGCTGTCAAGAATACAGTGGATTTATGACAGGTTCGGTTGCATCAGACCAAAAGCTGTCAAGAAAGTGGTGGTATTATGACAGGTTCGGGGGCATCGAGCCAAAAGTTGTCAAAAAAGAACTTGGGACTACTTCTAGACGATACCTGCCCTTTCAACAGCCTCTTATCTGAACCTGCATCCAGCCCTCCCCTCCTTATATTCCTGATAGTTTATCAGCAATTTCCAGGCAGAAAAAGACACCTGTAAAAGGTGTCCTGAAAAGTGTAAAATCCTATTCATTTTGTTCAATAAATATTTCGGTTTCGCTATCCACGGCTTTTACTGTAGCAACTGCCCCGATCGGCAGTGTTGCAAAAGGCTGGACATGCCCAAAATTGACATTTGCGATAATTGGTATATTCCGCAGCTCTTCCTTACTGGAAATGATCTTTCTTAATGCCTCTTCGGTAATATTGGAGTTCTTTTGGAAACGCCCAATCAAAAGTGCTTTTATTGAAGCAGCATCCGGAAGATGAAGCAGCGATTGCAGGTCCCTGTCGAAGCTCCTGGAATGGCTTTCTTCATCATCTTCAATGAATAGGATACTTTCTTTCAAGGAAGGCATGAAATCTGTACCCTGCAGAAGGTTCATCGTACAGAGATTCCCGCCGATCAATCTTCCCTCAGCTTCTCCTTCTTGGAGGATTAGGTATCCACTCTGTTCATGAAATGTCCGATTTTCCTGGTCGAGATACCATGCATCGTCAGACCAGGTTTTAGATGGAACTATCTCATATGGGGAATCATTGGTGACTGCCTCCAAAAACGATTCCAAAGTATATTCAAGTCCATGCTTGACGCCAAAGCTAGAGAAATGGGGTCCTGAATAGGTAACGAGACCAGTTTTTTGATAGATTGCCAACTGCAACGCTGTAATGTCACTGTATCCGCAAAAAACCTTCGGATTAGCAGCAATCAGATCGAAATCAATATATTTTAGCAGTTGATTAGAATTATAGCCGCCAATTGCCGTTAGGATCCCTTTAACATTTGGATCTGCAAAAGCGTCATGCAAGTCCTCGATCCTTTCAGCAATGGTAGAGCTGAAAAACTCGTCATGCGCATCTGCGTTCTTCCCGAATGTCACATTGAATCCCAATTTAGTCAATCTTTCAACAGCCAAATCGACCTGGGCTTCCTTCAAAATGATCATGCTGGTGGCTGGCGCGATTACTCTTATTTCATCCCCTGGCACTAATTTAGGTGCAAACATTATCTCCCCGCCTCTTCTATATATATAATTTTATTCTATCAGAGAAAAGGAAGGGTGTAAGCATGTTTAGACAAGTGCAGGCTCTGTTTTCCGGCCATCCTTGGTTTTTTCGATTATGTCGGTCGCAATCCAAACTCCGCATGCGCTCGCCTGTGCCAGTCCCCTCGTGATCCCGGCTCCGTCCCCTCCAACATACAGGCCGCGAATTTCCGTTTCAAACCTGTCATTCAACTTGGGCCTTGCGGAATAGAATTTCGCCTCCACTCCGTAAAACAAAGTATGGTCTGAAGCAAGTCCTGGAGTAACTTGGTTCAGCGCTTCCGTCATTTCGATCAAACTTTTCAGCGTGTTATATGGAAGGACTAGTCCTAAATCTCCTGGAACAGCTTCCTTCATAGTCGGTTCTAAAAATCCTTCTTTAATTCTTTTTTCCGTTGATCGTCGCCCTTTTAAAATATCACCGTATTTCTGCACAATCAGTCCTCCATTTGAAAGACTATTTGCTAACCTGGAAATTTCATGAGCATATTCATTGGGCTTGTCGAATGGCTCAGAAAATGTATGTGATACAAGCAAAGCAAAGTTAGTATTTTTGCTTCCTAGATTAGGATCTTTGTAGGCATGTCCATTTGCAAGCATGATACCAGAATGGTTCTCGACGACAACATGTCCAGATGGATTGCTGCAGAATGTTCTCACACTAGTTCCTACGGACGTATTGAAAATAAATTTACCTTCGTATAAATGTTCATTTATTTCCTCCATGACGACATTGGACGTTTCAACACGAACACCAATATCGACCTGGTTATTGATCATCTTAAGCCTTCTCTTTTTCAAAAGCTGTGTCAGCCATTTGGAGCCATCCCTTCCTGGGGCGACGACAACTTTATCTGCGAAAATCTTTTCACCGCTTTTCAGCTCAACACCCATAACCCTATGGCCATCAGGAGTTCTTTCGGTAATCAAGTCTTCAATTTCTGTCTTGAAGGCCATATCCACCTTATCTTTTAAATACTCAAAAATATTTTTCAGAATCTCGAGATTCTGTTCGGTACCAAGGTGGCGTACCTGAGCTCTCAGCAGCTTCAAACCTGCAGCATATCCCCTGCGCTCGATTTCTCTGACCTTATCTGTCATAGGATCGGTTATGCTTTCAGTTGCACCATGCTTGAGGTTGATTTCATCTACATATTTTATTAGTTCGACAACTTTTGAATCTGGAAGGTAATCCGTCATCCATCCGCCGAATTCACTTGTAATATTGAACTTTCCATCAGAATATGCCCCGGCACCGCCAAACCCATTCGTGATCGAACATGCCGGCAGGCAACCCGCAAAATCCTTCTTCCCGGCTGGCGGCGGGCATTTCTCAATCTTCTTCTGCAAAATCGGGCAGTTCCTCCGATAAATATCGTGACCTTTATCAACTAGCAATACCTTCGCGCCAGGCATCTTCAACGATAATTCATAGCAAGTAAAAATACCTGCCGGACCTGCTCCAACGACAATCACATCATAGTTTGTATTCATTCAGCATCCCCCGCCAATCAGTTTTTTGCTTAACCATTGGTAAATATAACAAATGACAGCAAAGGAGTCAACTAAAATCACGAACTATATTTCATAAATCATTAAATAATGTTCGTGTTTAAATTAAAAAATAAGGGATTGCCTGCTGTCAGACAACCCCTCAAGCTATTTTTATCTCAGTTCATTGTTTTTACCAGTTATAGCTGCAGCACGCACCAATGATGATTAACAAGATGAACAATACAACGATCAATGCAAAACCGCCGTATCCATAACCAGCACCTGCCACTCCTGCATAAGGATAACCTCCGCCACAGAAAGTGCCATAAGCTGGTCCTGTTGCAGCTGGTGCAGTTACAGGCATTGGGGCATTATCATATCCGTACATTAAAAACCACTCCTCGTTTGTTTTTGAATTGCTTTCCCTTTACGGTATGATATGGGTACTTGACCCGTTTGTGCATTAGCCTATTTTTTTAAATTTAACGTTTTGCTCTGTAAGATGGAGATGGATATCCTTTAAAACCCTTATAAAGTCACACTCAAGTAAGAAAATTTTATTTTCAATGGTCCAGTTATAGCGGTTAAAATAATGATAAAGACCTTTTTTCCGGAGGGATACCAACAAGAATGAAATCCAACCCTAAAAAAATATTCAGTGTAGTTTTCCTTACCGCCGCAGTTATTTCCTTTTTAGCGATACAGTCAGACCATTCTTTTTCCGAAGATTTAACAGTATATGAAAAAATCAAAGCAGGTTCATCTTTTAATTATTTAATAATCGGAGACAGCATTGGACGAGGTGCTGGCGCAGAGAATAAAGATTTGCGCTGGTACAGCCAGCTAGAGGTGCTTCTTGAGGATTTCAGCGGGGCCCGGGCACGCAGGAATATGATCGTCCAAAGCGGAGCAACCTCCTTCGAAGGAATTTACAAACTGCAAAAGTCTCCAAAATTCCGGGACATTGAACTCATCTTCATTGTTTTTGGAGAAAATGACCGTAAGTACATGGCACCCGAGCAGTTTACTTATTTTTATGAAAACTTAATTCGTAATGCAAAGGAGCGTTATCCTGGCTCAGAAATCATCACCATCATTGAAAGTCCCTTAAAACAAGAACAATTTGCGGAAACGATTAATAGAGTTTCCGCCCATTACGGAGCAAAGCCACTGGACATGCGCATTCCTTTCAAGCAATCAGGGATGCTGACAGAGCAGCTTACGACTGATACAGTACATCCTAACGGTAAAGGATATCAGTTGTACGCTTCTGCCATTCTTGACCTGATCAAGAATAATATCAGAATAGATGCCGAGATTGCCAGTCTGCCTAAACCCTTAACCAGGGATCAAACCTTATACCTGTCTGAAAGAAAGCATGTATCTGACAGCAATGGATTCACCATCGAAAATGGTATAAATATTAGCAAGAGACCTGGAGATTATCTAGAGTACGAGTTCGACGGCTCCATTCTTGGGGTAAAGGCAATTCGAAGTCAGGACGGGGGAAAGCTCAAGGTTTATATTGACGGGGAATATGTCAGGACAATTTCCACCTGGTGGCCTTTTACTCGTGAAAGGTATCTATATATCGCAAGCGGCCTGGATAATGGGGGACACACTGTTCGTTTTGAAACCGCAGAAAATGCTTATCCAAACACCCCCACTGAAAAGACAGTCATCCAGATTCAATCGATTATCCTCGCCAATGTTAAGAAAAAATAATCATAGAAAAATCCAGTTAAAAAGTGTATGATACTTCCATATGTTTTGAATAAGGAGTTTACAATGAAAAGTGTCCTAAAGAATTTCATCAATGGGATCCTGACAATAGTCCCGATCATTCTTGTTATCTATGTCACCTATAAAACCTTCATGTTTTTAGACAGCCTTCTTGGAAATGTTTTGAAACCATATTTGCAAGAACGGTACATTCCTGGTATCGGCCTTCTGACAACGCTTATCCTGATCACCATTCTCGGGTGGTTGTCCACTCGCTTCATCACCGGAAGTATCATCAAGCTAATTGATAAACTACTGGAAAAAACCCCATTTGTAAAAACGGTTTATTCTGTTATAAAAGATACGGTCCATTCCTTCCTTGGTGAGAAAAAGTCGTTTTCCAAGGTAGCTTTGGTTACGATTCCCGGAACCAATATGAAGAGTCTTGGCTTCATTACTACAGAAAACCTGAAGGCATTCCATGAGCCATTATCAGAGCATGTTGCTATCTACGTGCCCCAAACGTTCCAGGTAGCAGGTTTCACCTTCCTGATCCCCAAAACCGACGTGGAAATCATTGATGTCAAGCCCGAAGATGCAATGAAATTCATCCTCTCTGGCGGAATGACTTCTTCTAATGGCCAAAAGTCTGTTAACGAAAACAGCCGCTGATTCAGCGGCTGTTTTTCTTCAGGCTTTTTGAGGGTTCCATTCCACTTCTACCTGATAGGTTCATAGTTCTATTCGATTATGCACGAACACGGGTTTACACAACTATTCAAAGGTCACTTCCAGGATTGGTGTCGTACCATTTTCAACATTTCCTTCTGTTAAAACTTTTAAAGAGGCAGCCTGGTCTGAGTTGGTGATAATGACTGGTGTTACAGCACTCTTTGCCTTTTCGCTTATAATTCCGATATCAAAGGTCACCAGCTTCTCCCCTGCCTTCACTGTATCCCCTTGCTTCACATGCGTTTCGAAGCCTTCTCCCTTGAGGGAAACAGTCTCCAACCCAATATGGATCAATATCTCTGCTCCGTTTTTTGCCCTGATTCCTACAGCGTGCTTAGTCGGGAAAACCTGCATGATTTCACCATCGATCGGCGATACAACAACCCCTTCTGTTGGCTCAATCGCCAATCCGTCCCCCATCATTTTTTCAGAAAAAACAGGATCCGGAACTGCACTTAAATTGACTGCATTACCCGTAATTGGTGCTACCAGCTGGATTGTTTTAAGCGGCTCTTCTTTTTTTCCGAATAGCTTTTTAAACATACGTATCATCCCTTCCATTCTTAGAGGTTTGATTAATCCTGGAACAGCTTGAGGTATTCTCCATACCCTTCCTCTTCCATTTTTTCTTTCGGAACAAACCTCAGAGCTGCCGAATTAATGCAGTATCGGAGCCCATTCTCTCCGGGACCATCATCAAACACATGGCCCAAATGAGAATCTGCTGTTTTACTGCGCACTTCAGTCCTGACCATAAAATGGCTCAGGTCCTGTTTTTCGATTACTTCTTCCTCCATGATCGGCTTTGTGAAGCTTGGCCAGCCGCAACCCGCATCATATTTGTCCCGTGAACTAAATAATGCCTCGCCTGAGACGACATCGACATATATTCCTTCTCTCAGATCATTCCAATATTCATTCCTGAATGGAGGTTCTGTCCCATTATTTTGCGTAACCTCATACTGCATGGGGGTCAATCTTTTCTTTAACTCCTCTGGATTTTTCTTCATTATTTCTTTTCCCCCCAATGATTCTTTATAAAAGCTGATCGTCCTGAACCGATATGATAAGCATTGTATCTCTCAGGGTTTTTCTTATAATATCCCTGATGATAGGTCTCCGCAGGATAAAATGTTTTTGCCGGCAGAATTTCTGTCACGATAGGCTTTGAGAATACACCGCTTTCCTCAAGCTTATTTTTCGATTCTTCCGCTAACTGTCTTTGTTTTTCATTATGATAAAAAATCGCGGTTTTGTAAGACTGTCCCCTGTCGTAAAACTGACCTCCTGGATCGGTCGGATCTATTTGCTGCCAGTATAACTCCAACAGCTTTTCATAAGGAAAAATATCTGAATTGAATGTGATTTGTACTGCTTCATAATGACCGGTTGTCTCGCTGCAAACCTGTTCATATGTAGGATTCTCAGTTGTGCCTCCAGTATAGCCGGAAACAACGCTGACAATCCCCGGCTGCTCATCAAACGGCTTGACCATACACCAGAAACAGCCTCCGGCAAATGTCGCAAGCTCTTGATTACCTTTTTCCATATTGACACCTTCTTTCAAGCTTTGGATGAAATAATGAAACACTCTACTCAAATACTTATTCCCTATTGTATAACTTTTCAAGCAAAAAACACATTCAGAACCCTTATACAGAAACAGCCCCTTCCAATGAAGGGGCTGTTTCTTATTTCCGTTTGTGCTTTACACTATGGCGGACTTCCTTACTGATGTTTTTCCAGTGCCTTTTTTCTTCAGCTTGAGCCTTTTTATCTAGCTTCCTGTCAATATAGGCCAGTTCTTTTTGCAGCTTTTTATAGCTGAAAAGCCTGTTTTCATCGAGACGGCCTTCGCTGATGGCTGACCAAACTGCACAGCCCGGTTCGTTTTTATGCGTACAATCTCGAAATTTGCATGTATCAGCAAATTGCTCAATATCCGCGAAGCTTTCGTTGATTCCTTCTTCACTTGACCAAAGCTGGATTTCCCTCATTCCCGGTGTGTCAATTAGTATCGCTCCACCAGGAAGCAGAACCATTTCCCGGTGGGTCGTAGTATGCTTGCCCTTATCATCGCTTTCCCTAATTTCCTGGACCAGCTGCTTTTCAAATCCTGTGAAGTAATTGACAAGGCTTGACTTGCCGACTCCTGAAGAACCTATTAAGGCGACTGTTTTACCGGGAGCAAGAAATGGTTTTATTTCCTGGATTCCCGTCCCCTCGAGAACGCTTACTGCAATTACAGGTACCCCGATAGCCACTGTTGAGACTTGATCCATCTTGTCCTTTAAATCTGTCACTAAGTCAGCTTTGCTCAAAATGATGACAGGGTTTGAACCACTTTCCCAGGCAAGCAGCAGGTATCGCTCAATCCTTCTCAGATTCAAATCATCATTAAGTGAATTTACGATGAACACTGTATCAACATTCGCTGCGACAATTTGTTCCTCGGTAACCTGCCCTGCAGCCTTTCTGGAAAACTTGCTTTTACGCGGCAAGATTCCCTTGATTATCCCTCGCTTTTCCCCTGGAGAAGTTTGCACGGCAACCCAGTCACCAACTGCCGGCAGGTCTTCACGGCTGATTGCATCAAATGTCAATTTGCCAGCTAGAGTGCAGAGGTATTCTCCATCTTCCAGCCAAACCCGGTAACTATGCTTATGCTCTAACGCAACTCTGCCCAACTTGAATCCATCAGGATAATTTTCATTAAAATGGCTGTTCAATTCAGCCGTCATTCCGATATTTTCAAAATTCTTCAAATCGATTTTCCTCCATCACGCTTTTAGTAATATAAAAAACCACAGGCACGCACAGCCCGTGGTTCATAAGCATGGAGAAAAAAGACTAATAGTCGATTGTTCCGCTTAGGTTAGGGGGCCGTGCAACAAGTAACGGTCATCATCAATACATTTAACATTCTGCTCATTGCACTCCACCTACCTCTCATTAAGTTACTTATAGTATATGGAAAAACATTCCTCATGTAAAGCATAAATTATAACTTTTCAAAAACAACTGACTCTGATTCGCACCTATTGCGCCCAATTTGCATATTTTACATTTGAGCATTCAATAAATTTAGGAGTGAGGGGTATGTCGATTAGGAACCAGAATGATTACCTGCATAAAGCGGCCATGTATGATTTATTGGCTAATTACTATAAATACCTTGATCCAAATATGCACGTTATGTATTACCACAAGCACCTGCGAAATTTGAATAAGGCCGTCCAGTTAATGCGCTCTTATACTGTTCCGGCTAGTCCATCCAACACATTACCATCCATGATGCGTTTTTTGCACGCTTCTCCGGCGGTGAAGGATGTCGATATTTATTTGAATGGCAGCCGAGTGCTCCGCGACTTCAGTTATAAAACCAACAGCAGCCATATGCAGCTCCCGCCAGGCAAATATCAAGTCGACATATATCCTGCAGGAGAAAGCGTTTCTACTGTGATCAGCAAAAAGATTATAGTCGAACCAGGAAGGATTTACACAGCTGCAATTACCGGGCCAGCCAATAACCTTAGGCTACTAACATTTGAAGACAAACCACAAACACCGGTAGGAGAAACTAAAGCCAGATTTATCCACCTTTCTCCGGATGCGCCGGCTGTAGATATCACAGGAAAAAATGGAGATGTCATATTTCCGAACGTGCCCTATAAACAGGCTACTACTTATCTGGCCCTGACCCCTATGACCGTTACGCTGGAAGCAAAAGTTGCCGGAACTAAGAATACGGTAGTTACCATCCCCGATGTCAAATTGGAGCCTAACAATGCGTACACAATCGTTGCGGTGGGCACTGCAAAAGGAGAACCTCCAATTGAAGTAATCTTATTGCAAGGTTAATGAGGCCGGGTGACCGGCCTCACTTTTTTCTGCAAAGAGTTCATTTCACGCTTCTAAATGACACTTACTATCAAAGTTTCATATTTTCCTGCTCTTTTCCTCACCTTGAAAAGCGCAAAATATAAAAAGAAGGCACCCTAAAGAGTACCTTCTTAATCTGCTGGAACAAGCAGGGTAAATTTAATGTTGTCCTTTGTTAAATCAAATTCATTTACACGGACCTTGATATCACTTTTCAGCTTCAGCCTCTGCATAGATACGTATACTCTTTCTTCCTTTGGCTGGATGTTTACAGCATCCGGCAAATCGTAGCTGTCCCGGACAAATTTAAGTACCGTTGATACAGGAAGTTTAAGTTTCCCTACTGAAATTGATCTCTGTTTTAAAATTAAATCACCATTTTTCAATGCCTGCGGTTCAAAGGTCAGCCTCAA is from Mesobacillus boroniphilus and encodes:
- a CDS encoding 3-oxoacid CoA-transferase subunit B, with product MGMGIDVRNRMARRAAEEISPGMVVNLGIGIPSLVPNHLAKKTMVMFHAENGIVGMGRSPEKGFEDENLCNAGGFPVTVMEGSSYCDSSVAFGMIRRGRVDLTILGSLQVSQNGDLANWIVPGKKVPGMGGAMELAQKAGKVAVLMNHTDKNGVPKIVESCTLPLTAENCVDIIITDLAVFKIIEGSIILSELFAPHTIPEVTAKTACDFSIVEDLRIIEY
- a CDS encoding CoA transferase subunit A: MENPFGKIATLEQAMEHFYDGMTLMFGGFGGVGSPPDLIDGILEKEIKDLVLIGNDTGFPEIGIGKIVSRGKAKKVIASHIGSNPVAGELMTKGELEVEFSPQGTLTERIRAGGMGLGAILTDVGVDHDFVAKGKKRMTLNGKDYLIETALTAEVSIVYAKKADPYGNLVFDKSARNTNPLVAMAGNFTIAEAEEIVPLGSLDPEEIVTPGVFVDMVIPSGGVNWKWAWE
- a CDS encoding S66 family peptidase, with product MFAPKLVPGDEIRVIAPATSMIILKEAQVDLAVERLTKLGFNVTFGKNADAHDEFFSSTIAERIEDLHDAFADPNVKGILTAIGGYNSNQLLKYIDFDLIAANPKVFCGYSDITALQLAIYQKTGLVTYSGPHFSSFGVKHGLEYTLESFLEAVTNDSPYEIVPSKTWSDDAWYLDQENRTFHEQSGYLILQEGEAEGRLIGGNLCTMNLLQGTDFMPSLKESILFIEDDEESHSRSFDRDLQSLLHLPDAASIKALLIGRFQKNSNITEEALRKIISSKEELRNIPIIANVNFGHVQPFATLPIGAVATVKAVDSETEIFIEQNE
- a CDS encoding aspartate aminotransferase family protein, which produces MKPSYLIKPALDESYPEIDYGKGIFLFDKDGKKYLDAASGAVTANIGHGVPEIILAMHEQSKRVSFVYRSQFTSEAAEKLAEKLAEALPGDLNWSFFVNSGSEATETALKIAIQYWQEKGIKSKTKILSRWISYHGITLGALSMSGHPGRRARFVPLLEEFPSISPPYCYRCPYQSSAPECGYLCAMELEGAIKRIGSDHIAGFIAEPVIGAAGGAISPPKGYYETIKKICDENNILFIADEVMTGFGRTGPMLASEHWNVIPDIVALGKGMGAGYAPIAATVVSDHVMEPILNGSKSIMSGHTLSANPQSCATALAVLEYLENNKVLSDVESKSVYLKNKLVKLKNQFDFIGDVRGKGLLLGLEFVKLPGAKIPFERSMKLTELVVKSGRDHGILLYPAGAGLDGVSGDAVIIAPPLTITKREIDELITLLKATFIEVYRILGFPYENGVEK
- a CDS encoding SGNH/GDSL hydrolase family protein, which produces MKSNPKKIFSVVFLTAAVISFLAIQSDHSFSEDLTVYEKIKAGSSFNYLIIGDSIGRGAGAENKDLRWYSQLEVLLEDFSGARARRNMIVQSGATSFEGIYKLQKSPKFRDIELIFIVFGENDRKYMAPEQFTYFYENLIRNAKERYPGSEIITIIESPLKQEQFAETINRVSAHYGAKPLDMRIPFKQSGMLTEQLTTDTVHPNGKGYQLYASAILDLIKNNIRIDAEIASLPKPLTRDQTLYLSERKHVSDSNGFTIENGINISKRPGDYLEYEFDGSILGVKAIRSQDGGKLKVYIDGEYVRTISTWWPFTRERYLYIASGLDNGGHTVRFETAENAYPNTPTEKTVIQIQSIILANVKKK
- a CDS encoding YjcZ family sporulation protein, which gives rise to MPVTAPAATGPAYGTFCGGGYPYAGVAGAGYGYGGFALIVVLFILLIIIGACCSYNW
- a CDS encoding NAD(P)/FAD-dependent oxidoreductase: MNTNYDVIVVGAGPAGIFTCYELSLKMPGAKVLLVDKGHDIYRRNCPILQKKIEKCPPPAGKKDFAGCLPACSITNGFGGAGAYSDGKFNITSEFGGWMTDYLPDSKVVELIKYVDEINLKHGATESITDPMTDKVREIERRGYAAGLKLLRAQVRHLGTEQNLEILKNIFEYLKDKVDMAFKTEIEDLITERTPDGHRVMGVELKSGEKIFADKVVVAPGRDGSKWLTQLLKKRRLKMINNQVDIGVRVETSNVVMEEINEHLYEGKFIFNTSVGTSVRTFCSNPSGHVVVENHSGIMLANGHAYKDPNLGSKNTNFALLVSHTFSEPFDKPNEYAHEISRLANSLSNGGLIVQKYGDILKGRRSTEKRIKEGFLEPTMKEAVPGDLGLVLPYNTLKSLIEMTEALNQVTPGLASDHTLFYGVEAKFYSARPKLNDRFETEIRGLYVGGDGAGITRGLAQASACGVWIATDIIEKTKDGRKTEPALV